The genome window ATATGAGTTGGaatttattgttgaaaatgATGTTAATAGTGTGAAATATTTGGCGCACTTTGCGGCGCTCTCCGCTTCCTTGTGTGTGCCGAGAATAATTGGAAAATAAATCCCATACCGTTTTCTACACCAATTAACTTTCACAGctacacataaaaaaacaatgaatttattaaatattcaatgaaatcaaACGAATATGAAACATTGCTCTTACGTCTTattcattaatgtatttttaaggttaaatttaaatctattaattgGTAAAGCTAAAGGTATCATCACAGAAAATAATATCTGCCTAGAAGGATGTATTGACATTGAGGTGATCtttttaactttgacattgaGTTTTCTCAGATATACAGGTGAGGCACATGAAGTGTTATGGAGAATATTCGAGACAAAAGTCTATCTTTTATCGGTGGGCTTAACTACTTCAAGGTCATctccacttttttttaatggaagcATGTTTTTTTTCGATGCTGCAATTACCGATTTTAACCGAATTCACCGACCTGTAACTGTGTAGTTGAAACATCAAAACATCAGTATAAACATATTGAAAGGATCCCATTGgaaaagtgtttatttagaaGGTCGCTTCAATTTTCTGCTAAGCGTACGGCCTCAATTATTGAAAAACGTATCTTTGCATGTCCGCATAAACATGTGGCTGCAACATGACGGCGCACCACACCTGCTCTGTGTTCAAGACAAATGGTGAATAGGATTTTTGGAGAAAAGTGGGTAATACGCCGAAATCCTTTATGCCAGATCCAGACCAGATCTTACATCaccccaacccaacccaacaaGTATTCACTTGTTAGGGGGTTTTGTCAAACATATAATGGCGGCATGTGGAGTAAGTTTTGCAGGAAAAGTAAACATGccaagtcaaaaaaaaaaaattatcgggCCAGTCAAAAAGTTACTGGGATGGTCTTGCCAGTTGAAAGGATTTAGTCTAGTCTTCTAAGAATTGCTGTCGTAATCGGTCGAGGAGATAACATATGTAtcattaacatcttagttttaataagatttatcaatattaaatattataataaaaattgcaacaaatttaaaattaaagcaatattgTTTTGTGTAAAAATTGCTTAATGTTATTAACCAGGCGCTTCTTTGGTTGGAACTTGATTATATAAGATCGAGGGAGCTCTTTTGAAACTAaatgaatacattaaataatttaaagtcatCGAATAACAAAATGATTGTGTTCGTTTGAAACTTTGAAACCATCGCCCACGTGATTTAAATACGAACTATTCAATTATACTAATTGCTAtactaattttacatatttaagcaaaataaaagctaggttttataaaaatcgttatacaatatttatatattttaatatgttatcttatagcatgttgtgagaaaggttttgaaaatggatgtggatggatatagaggtaggggacgacccaagaaacgatggatggactgtgtgaaagacgatatggttagaaagaatgttactagtgagatgacgtccgacagagaagtatggaagaagaagacatgctgcgccgaccccaagtagagttgggataagggcaggaggatgatgaataTGTTATCTTATAAAAccagataaatataatttaatgtattattaaataatagagttgtatgttattttttttaatattaatacttttgtaaatataaatgtatcaagGTTAGagcacgtgaatcttaaacatAGATTGTAGGTTCGAATTTTTCGAACCCgaagatttagaaaaaaaattagcaaTTTGTATTGGCGGTACAATTCTATCACATAGCAGATTAGTGTAACTCCAACTTTTTGCTCGAAGATGAGGGggtattattgttttaaggCTGTGTACATTAATACTAAACTTCATACATTGAGACCATGCTCGTAATATTCATGCTAACGCGGCTCGTCCATAGTATCGTATAGACGTGTAGGGTTATATCAATTAAGCTAATTAAGCTCTACAATCCGCACATTGCTTTGTAGTTCCTCTTAGCTGCAACATTCTgccataacataaaacaaatgaagGTATAACAGAGCGTTGCGTGATGGCTTAGTGGAAAATTAGTTATGTGTCTTTAGTATTTAGAAAAAgaagtgattttaattttacttgaaggatTTCAAGTTTTTGGTATCTTTTATGAATTGTTGTCTTCGATTAAAATCTGttttgacaatttatataaCACTGATTTGTAGAAATTAATTTGAAGTTCTTGCTTATAAAATCGTTCGTTTAATACCGATTGTAaggtaacttttttaaatatatatatttccattttatatGTTCATTAACTGAATCtgcttagaaaaataaatgtataatatgtaagttGAAGTCTGTTAGTGTGACGCATTATCACTTCTGAATAAGTtctatgtttgttatttttcttaacaaGTATCAcgtcattgataaataaagcacTTTGTTAAAGATCAGTGAAACAGTCAACTCAGTGATCACATAACATTTAAACGGCGAAGAAAATAAAGCACAAGTAAGAAATAGTGATGTACTTCTAAAAATAAACGGTATTCGTGTGAAATAAGAACGATGGCCTTAAAAATAAGTGGACTGAGTGTACAAGATGTCGTGAAGGTGCTCAAAAGCAGTGACATGAATGAGTTCGTTGATTTTGTGAAGGAGAAACAGATAAACGGTGAAAAGTTATTAGTGAGTTTCTTAAATCTTATCTAAATATTGCACGAAacgattattttaacattaatatatccATCGAAATCTCCATGCCTttggtgtattttatttttagtttttaactaAGATTTAGTTAAGATTTAGTTTGTCTGCATGTTTTCATTAAAAGGCAGCGTCACAATTTAAGTACTGTGAATAAAATACACtttctttcaaatttaattaaattttatttatatgttctcTTGTTCGTCCctcaaaattttacataaagttaataaaaatcataatcattAAGTTTACTGCAGGTCTTGTGATTCTGAGATTCTTGGGCTTAAAAAgccattacattttattgtcaAGAAATTCTTAAGAGCAGGCGAACATTAAGACCGCTACTAAGAATTAATTGTCCGGCACTGAATCTCTCCTAACTGTTGTCGCATTGAATTAAGACGTGTGTCTGTGCATTTTTGCACTATAATCATATCTTTTGCACAATCCTTGATACTGTATTCGTGATGCCACCAGAGTTTCATtagaacaaataatttaaaaaaaattagatgcctatgattttatttacaaaaaaagtatgattatataaaagaataaaaatatagaacacTCTACGACTAATAATATGGCATTTGCGAAATAAATACCTAAGTTTTATCAccgacacacacacacacacacttggtCTTAAGAGCGTTAGTAGCAAATATATGAAGACATTGTAATGGGCGTTCAACTTCTCATACGTTCACACGTTATCGAAACTCGGGTATTAAGgtattatacgagtatatattacATGTACCCTACCGTTATCAATAACTCCAATATTAGAGTAATACAGTAAATTAACTCAAGCGAATAAATTCTCCGAAGTTACGAAACTTCGAAACTTGGTCACTTATCTGTGTCGTAATTTACAGGATGTCTCTGAGGGGGTTGTGAAAATATGGCGTCCAAATATCAATGCGAACAAATTCATACTATtcgtaaaagattttaaaaacaatccGCAAAAATTCCTTACTTGTTTGAATAATGATGATATTGTCACGATAAAAGAAACAAATCTGTGCAGCGAAAATCAGTACCAAACTGTTAGCGTCCGCAAGATAAGTCAACAGGAAACGATCAACTTCAGCACCGTTGAGGAGATCTTGAAAAAGATTACGGCTCCGAAAAGTTTTTTGTACAGAAATCACACAAAAAAACAAGAACGATCATCTTACGTACCCATGGATGGCGGGTCAGCTAAGAAACCTAACAAATTCTTTCGTCTAAGCTTGTACGAATATCCCATTTTCGACCTTAAGTCACGTTTTTCGAAGACTGATAATTGTAATGACAGAGGTTATTATTCTGTTAAGACGGATAAGACGTTTCATATTCAGAAAACTTGTAAAAAGTCAGAATCGAGACCTAAATACAAATCTCTAACTACAGCAGAAGaattgaatgataaaataacaGAAGATCATTTTTACGAAGATCTGTGTTACAATGATATCAGGGATACAAAGAGAGGTAGTATAAAAGacttaaataaatttccaaCGAATCAAGCAAAGCCTTGTATCGTTAAGATACAGGAGTTGTTTCAATCTCTTAAGTTACCGTTCTTTAGAAAGACAGAAGTAGCCGTAGAAAGAgacgaaaatataaaacaaaacgataaaCAAATAGAAAGAGAAGGCAATGTATATGAGAACAGCTCGAATGATATGTACGATTCGATACATGTTGCGAGGGAAAATTATCCACAAGCAGATGAACCAGGTGTAAGTATgaacaaagttatatatttttttaacattgttatgttatttatgtgcTAAATAATGTACTGGATCCTTTTATAATACAGTACTTACTATTGTGTACGAAATTATATCCTACTAGtggcctgcggcttcgctcgccaTTTTGCAGTTGGTCGTCAGATGTTACGCTTAAAGAAGTACCCTATGTCCTGTTACTTGAGTTTCTTACTGaacttcatcaaatttggttcagtgctTTTATCGTTAAAGAGTGACAAACAGACAGTtacttcgcatttataatatgcgaatgttttaaaacgaattacGGCGACGCACTATTTCGATGAGTAtgctttaaacaataataattattagagtTGACGTCACGTGAATTTTTAGCATTTCATGTTTGTGTTCCTCTTCGGTTTCGATTTTTCTATAAAGAATAGCTTTTCACTTCTCAAgaccaaatataaattagatttaaaaattaaaaataaacacctacatttataaaaaatgcataaaaatttatttaatatctagacaaataaacaaatgtgcTCGAAGGGACGGTGGTTACGACGTGTGATTATGTATTTGTGATTTTAATGTCAGTTTTACGGCGTAATTTGATAAAACCGAAAGAATCAAATTACTAGATGAGACGAGGTCAGGAGTTTAATCCAATTTAATTATGGTAGGTTTGTGTTTATAGAATTACAGCCATTTGTCGTCGCTTGCCTCGTCGATGTTTAGGATTAAcgtaataagttatttatgcatgtattatttttttctttttaattcaatattcgcGTGTTCATTTGTTCCGAGCTGAATTCTACTAACATTTAACGGTTATGGCACGTTCCCAATTGTTTTCTGATCCAATTTCGACTATTTCTTAGAaacttgtaaataattgtaagtGAAGGCaaattgtacttatttataacgatttttttcCGATCCAATTTCGAACGAATCGTGACTGGATTGTTGTGTTAGTTAAACGGATACGTTAAGCGGCCGAACGAACACGATAACATACCGATTCAATTGCGATGAATTGACAATTTGTTAGCAGAATTGGCGCCCTGGTGTTCTTTATGTTTTCATGATATTGGCGTTAAGGTTTTGGCGGTGGTGACTCACTCATAAATTATTCTTACACTTGAAatacttggcccttggagtagtagtgcaaaaagcttcattaaaagtataacacctcgccttattgccttcactggtaccaggagggctggttcgtttttagcccagaggatcggattTGCGATTTAACgtggaaatgctgctagcattcttgccaccattccacgcagtcaagatttatac of Vanessa tameamea isolate UH-Manoa-2023 chromosome 24, ilVanTame1 primary haplotype, whole genome shotgun sequence contains these proteins:
- the LOC113403185 gene encoding uncharacterized protein LOC113403185, whose translation is MALKISGLSVQDVVKVLKSSDMNEFVDFVKEKQINGEKLLDVSEGVVKIWRPNINANKFILFVKDFKNNPQKFLTCLNNDDIVTIKETNLCSENQYQTVSVRKISQQETINFSTVEEILKKITAPKSFLYRNHTKKQERSSYVPMDGGSAKKPNKFFRLSLYEYPIFDLKSRFSKTDNCNDRGYYSVKTDKTFHIQKTCKKSESRPKYKSLTTAEELNDKITEDHFYEDLCYNDIRDTKRGSIKDLNKFPTNQAKPCIVKIQELFQSLKLPFFRKTEVAVERDENIKQNDKQIEREGNVYENSSNDMYDSIHVARENYPQADEPGPELAVDDYLEPVQVSRDYCDVCLKQRDDSLLGFIMNYFESRLGIKRETNDVTQSEESETEASCEREWERNNMAARPLPVPVENEPFYMSIDRTEAENLLMGQPDGTFILRPSSQPNHAYTLSVSCANSVHNVGVRRRPDGRLALGFARRGERSFTSVASLLRHHKKKRLLLVAGGEMIGATTLNETPQYYQIPSNLPVMRCP